In the genome of Aythya fuligula isolate bAytFul2 chromosome 23, bAytFul2.pri, whole genome shotgun sequence, the window ATGTGCGGAGGGAGTCAGAGGAAGTGTTTGATGCTCTTATGTTGAAGACACCAGATCTCCAGGGCCTCAGAACAGCTGtaagtgttttctaaaaatcGTGGCACACTGCAGATAGTAGGGTGCTGGTACTTGACATATAAGAAACTGGATATAAGACTGCTTATATCTGATGCCTGCTTTCTTCTgagaatggaaatggaaattgtGAGTACAGGTGAATTCTACACACAGCTCCTGGCTTGGGCTACATGTCGTTAGTGctccagaggggaaaaacacaCTGTCTGAAGCCAGTTCTGGCTTTGTGCTGGAATTCCCTGTGTTGTGTTTGAGGAGCACACAGGCATATTTCTGTGATGATTATCAGCAGCGTCCCTGATAACCTACCTCTCTTTGGGGATTActgggaaggaaacaaacaataaatctCCCAGATTTGGGATGGCTTTATGGCTGCACTTTAGGTTCTGTTGGTTttacaaacttttaaaaatagagttTGAAAAATGTCAGCACAGAAGATTCAGAGGATTCTTTGccatctcctccttcccccattCCTCACCACAGAGAGTCAAAAAACTCTACAGAAAATGCTTGTGCACAGGCTACAAAACTCCCCTTCCACCCAAGCTTCCTAAGACTGTAACTGTACTTGCCTaggagagctctgcaggaaATCATCGCAGGTCAGATAAAACCTAAGCAGTAGCTGCAGTCAGATGCATCCACAGCAGACACGAACgctttctgtagcattttctttcaccttcaGATGCATTATATAACAAAAAGCTGTGTTCTCTATGCCCAGCAGTCCCAAATAGGCCAGGGAATGAAAGAACGAAAACAAAGATTATTTCCCAAGGTTCGTGGCCTGTCAGTAGCCATCGGAAAGAGAACCAAGACCAAGCTAAAGCCTGCTATCTGCTCATTACAAGACACGAACATGTTCAAATTGTCATGTTCACATCATCGCTTCAGACTTTTTTCTTGAGTAAAAATGAGGGGGAATCCTTTGCTGCTGAATAGCCCTAGCTCAGTGTTATCTTTGATTTTTATGATAGGAATTTCAGTTTACAAGTACAAAAAATTGCCCTGTTTTCTctcacagatttcagaaaaatatgggCTGCCTGAAGAAAGCATTTATAAAGTctacaaaaaatgcaaaagaggGTAAGCTAATCTCTCATCTGCTTTTATGCTGTGCCTCTAAAACCCCATTCTCTTTGGAATCCTACCATAGgctgaaatagcattttaacAAGATAATAAAAAGTCAAGCCATGTGGGGTCTGTGCTATTTGGAGCATATAAAACTCAGATCTTTCAGGGCTTTAAAGATTTGGGATAGTGCTTGTTTGTATTATATATGTGTGGAGTGTAAAGTCTCTCAAGGAAAGGAAGCTGGATGAAGGAGGAATTGTTTGGGTAGTTTAATGGGTGATCCCTTATGTCTCATTCTGAAAGCCTGAGGTTTTAGAGAACTTATCTTACTGCCATCAGAGAAGTATAAATCTTTGCTTCTCCAAACCAAATGCCTAAGTGTCCCTGGCTCAGAAACAGATCTTAGAGCTAAATAAAAGTGTGGACAGCCCCAGTAGAGACAAGGGGCAATCTGAAAGGATTGTCTGTTCCCAGCTTTGCCATCCCATCCCCAGACCGGGGGGGTCAGTAGGAAACTGACATTGACTTTGGGAGGTGGATCAGACCCTCCTAGGCCTAGGCACAGGTGGCTCTTGCGCAGCCAAGTACAGAAATGCAGGTCCTGCTTGAGAGACCTGCCACGTGCTGCTAGGAGACAGGTGGAGCTCTGCAGGGAGTGGGCAAATGAGGTTTGCAGTAAATGTGGAATGGCTTCTCAAGTGATTCCAATGTGGTCTTTATTATTGACTGATCCATGTGGATCTCCCCCATGGCTGAGAGGGAACGGTGCTGGTTTGCATGAGCTGAGGACCAGTTGTTGAGTCTTCTGTGGAGGGCAGCAGTCTTGCTGTGGAGCAAAGTGctactttcagaaatgttttctggacTGATGAATTCCTTCTGGGTCATGCCTATCTCTGGCAGAAAATTCTCCCTTCAGCTGATGGAAAGGGAAAGACTCATAAATTCCCAAGCTTATTTTCATAAAGCTAAATCCAGAGTTCTTCTTGCAGAACAAGTGTGATACAATCAGGCTTTGCAAGCACCACTGACAGCCTGGGAGATGAACTCATTGTTGTTGCTGGCCTTGGTCCAAATTCTGAGCATGGGGAGAGACAAGCAGAAAAGCAAGGCTGATGACAGGTCCTGCATCGTGCAGTCCCATGTTCTCACTAGCATGGCCCCCCTGAGTTTCTCCTCCATGCTGTGATGTGGTGTCACTGAAGTGGGAAACCAGTACAGTCCCCTCACCCGTAAATCCACCATCAAGCAACCTTTCTGAGTTCAGGAGAGTTCTTAAATGTGGTCTGAATTTTAAGCCTCTTGCACCTGCTCCTGAACTCAGGTCCCTTTGTACTGTCAGATGCTGCTCATCCGATATCCctagaaatggaaaagacaaaGATCAGCACTGAGAGCCCCAAGAGAGGGGTTGTCCCATACACCTCCCAACAGACCGTGCCTCGAGTCTGGTTTCAATGAACAACTGCGAGTGACAAGGTGGTCAGTTTGTTATTGCAGTCTCCAACTTCAGGACTGAGCCAAAGCTCAGGTGTGTCAGCTGTGGTGGTGGCTTGTGATGTGGCCATTACAGGTCATCAGACTGTCATCAGGTTTCTGAACCAGCTGACTGTGAGCCACAGCACTGCAAGAGAGATCCAAGCACTGATGAGTTTGCAGGTGGACCAGGAAATGGCACTGCTTCAGGGGAGAGGCCACCcttactttgttttgctttggttttggtcaTTATTTGATCTGATAAGTAGTGAATGTGGTTTAATAATGATTGGGAGGGAAAACAGGCAGGtgtcttttccatcttttccacAGAATGGAGAAGCAAAGAAGTAtctcatgaaaagaaaaggcaacacCTGGGAATTAGACCCAAAACATATTTTGACAGTGTAATGAAAGCTGGACCTGATGCCATGGATTGCTGAAGTGTGGGGAAAATACAAACTTTTCTCCAGTCTGCTGGATGGCAGGGTCAGACACTGCTTCCTGCTCCCCCAGATTTAATTTTCCCTTGAATGATTTTATCCTGTTGCTCCACCCTAAACAGTCTTCTCTTGGTAATTACAGCTTGAGGGACAGATCTTCATCTGATTTAAATTAGTGAATCTCAGTGGTACAACCTGGGTTGATAGTAGGTGAGGACCTACTATCAGCCTGGGCTTTCTTAGTGTGATGTCCTCATTCAGATGAACTTAATCTCAGGGTTACTCAAGAGCAATAATGACTGATTTAGTATCTTGTTGAGGTCTGGACTGGAAAAAACAATACAGGGCTCAGATTTGTAATCAATACTCCCCTGAATCTTCTGTGGTTTGGAAATCTGATGGAAGCACAGTAGCAAGAGGCACAGGTGACTTCTCTGGCTTCCTGCGCTAAGCCAGGAaaggctggagctgctctgttgCAAGCCGTTTAGTGATGAGCTGCCCTTTGGGGATCCActgtccctctctgcaggcacCCATCCGAGACCAGACTCCTGGGGCCCAGGGGAAAAGAGAGGCTCCTGTGGGGGTGGAGGAGCAGGACCCCATCGCTGGCACATTGTGTGCTTGGGGTTTGGCAGTACAGTGGCAGGTACAGTGGCAGCAACGTGCAGTTGCCTCCTTTCGTCTCGGCTGGCTGCCTTCGTGGGTGAGAGATGTCACCCGGGTGGATGTGGTGTGAGGGCAGAGCTCCCACCCGCACTGCTGCACACGCGAGGCGCGCCGTGCCAGGGCTCTGAGCCTACCCCTGCGTGCGGTGGTGGAAGgggagcagccagctgctgcgACCCACAGAGGGTCACCAGGGCCCCGTGTTTGAGCTGGTTAAACTGTTAGATGCTCGATCTTTcgtttttattgtttttaatcttgGCTTCTGGAGCATTACACAATTAATGCTATTGCTCCATTAATGACCCCAGCAGGAACCTGGAGGGgatttgctttctgcaaagaaagataatttgttctctttgtttCCTCCAAACAATTACAAATTTCACATCTGATTTATGGGAAAACAGTGGGGTGATGCAAAACTGCCCCGTTACTTCCATTGCAATAACGAAAGGCTCTTGCCTGGCACAGAACTGCAGTCCCGGGTTTAAGTCAGCTCTTGAAATGTTTCCTTCTCCCCATCTCTCCGTGTGATTGAGCCTAGGTCGGAGAAGCTGCACGATCTGCAGCAGGGTTGGAGGTGTGCCCCAGAGCACAGGGAGGAACTTGCCAGCGGCTGGCCCAGCTGGCTCCACACGCTCTCTGCGTGTGTTCCTCGTGGAAAGGGCTCCCAGGCAATGCTGAGGGCATGTCTGCATGGGAGGTTGTTCTGGAACAGAAGGGCATCCTATTCCAAACCACTTATATCTGCTTCCAAAGCAGTCTCAGCTTGTTCAGAATAATGCACCCCTAAAAACACCCAGGCAAGAAGTGAGGAGTGAGCAGTTCTGCTCCAAATTCACGCCCTCCTGTAATCCAGATTAATTTGCCTGTGTAGCAAACACTGGGCCTAGGCATGTTGAGGGTAGAATTGCAAAAAGCACTGCAGGAtgtttctttgtgttgtttCGGAGCTTCAATGCCCTGAGCTTTCCAGACCAGGAGAGGCAGATGCTGTGGGGCCGTGATGCCGGGAGcggcccagctcctgcagcaacGCGGCGCTGACGGAGCAGTGACGGGGGGTGTGGGTGATTTTTTAACACAAACTTCGTGTGGAGAAATTTCAGGGAGGGTCACCCCGTGCCACAAGGCTTTGTGGGGACCCTGAGCACACAGTACTCAAATTCCAACAAGGCTTTTCAACGTGCTGTGTCTGACCCAGACATCCTCACTGTCCTGTAGGATCCTGGTGAACATGGACAACAACATCATCCAGCACTACAGCAACCATATGGCTTTTCTCTTGGACATGGTGGAAGCAGAAGACAAGATCCAGGTCATCCTCAAGGAGCTATAAAGAGCCGCAGGCAGCACTTACTGGGACTTCTCTCAAAGACGGCAAGTTTGACCCAACAGAGCTCAGCCTAGGGCCTCGATTTGTTGCCTTTACTTGAATACACTGCCTCTGGGGAGGGACTCGGCCTCACGGTGCCTGGCCAGAGACTGCTTGGAAGATCTGTTACTGATGTGAACGTGGAACTTCTCTCTACtgagtttattattattattattattttatattttattttattttattctcttctggCAATGGGCCTGACCTTCTGTTTTACAGCTGGGAACATGCAGCTACACTAAGATGGCTGTCAGAACCCAGGCAGCGGCAGGGGACTGCCTCTGCTCACTGTTTGCCTTAGCCCATGACTGATCCAGCCATAGGCTTTGGCTTTCTCCCAAACCATCAGTCATGCAGAACCTTCAAACCAtttccagcagagctgagcccagctCTGACCTTTTCTGTCCACAGAGACTTTCACAGATGCATTTAAAACTCACTGTTGAACGGACACTGCCTGCTCCCACACCCCCCACCCTGCTGCGTCTCTGATTGTAAATACCACAAAGGCCTCCATAGCCCTTGTTTATACATTTCTGATGTATTgttccttttatattttatatatgtataaatatgcaTTGTTTTATATTTGACTCAGTACAGTGACACAGAGCATTTCAAACACAGGCTGCTTCACATTTCTCCGTGAACTCCTTTTGTAActgtgttgttggttttgttgttttggataTTCCATAATAATAAAGGTTCAAAGACAGAAAGTGAACTGTTTTCACCCAGCTCTGGAGGTCTGAGTTGGGAAGGCCTTCAGGAAGGGCTGGGTAGGAGCCAGGGCAGAGAGGTGACCTTGGAGGCACAGAAAGGGCTTGATGTTGGTTGTGCATCACATGCTGTTGAACAGCTCAAGAAGACTGTCAGCCTAAACTGCCCCTTCATAAAGGGGTGCGAGGCAGCAAATGCTGCCTGTCTGTGTACAGCTGCAGCAACAGCTCCCGTCAGGCACGCAGACCCACAGCTGGGCTTTCCTCCCAGGTCTGTGCTGGTTGCTGCAGACGTGCCGTCACGGTGCTGCGGGCGGGTGGAGGTGACTGAGCAGTTCTGGGCACATCCCTTTGATGGAGGGATAAACGCTCAGAGGGGTTACCTGCCACAGATCTGCTGAAATTTTAAGCAAGTCAAAAAGAAAGGCCCCTTTTAATTCTGCTCACAGGAGGAGCAGCGCAGCCTCCATCTGTTGGGCAAGGCAGTGTTACCAGGTAGCCAGCTGAGTACCTTCCTCCACCTGTGCTGCACTGGCTGCCCGAACTCCTCTCACCTGCTGCCTCTCAAACACCAAGCTTCCACCACAGTGTCTCCTGTGCTAAAAATTGTCTGCAACTgctttttggtttaaaaataaattatatatatatatatcaaggGGGAGTCTTCCATTTTCCCATGAATCCTCTGATGGTTGAGATCTGTGgactttcctctttctttatcTGCTTCAatcctctgcttttcctgtctATATCAAAGTGAAATGAATGTGAGTCCTATAATCAGACAAGAGTCCCACTGTGAAGGGgattttgaaatgttgaaatatGTCAGGATGGTGAATTTTTGATTACTTAATTGTTGTTATCATTATGAGGAGGGCCTCTTAGATGAGACTCAGATAAGTCTGAAGGCTTATCAACCTTTGACGATCTCTTCTGGCACTCTACACTCCTTCATCTTCATATCATAAACTCCTTCTTCAACAGGATTTCTCTGATTCAGTGTTAGTGCTTCAGGTCTGGGCCTACAGTCTTACTATAGCAGAATTTCAGCTCAAGTTAAAAACAGGCACACTAAGAGCTCCCCAGTGTTTAGTAAAGATGGCTGTGAAACTGACAGGTGCTCTCATCATCCTGACACATCAGGCAGGCCCAGGGACTCGGCTCTGCTGTCCTCAGGGGGATCTCTGCAGCAGGActcctggtgctgggcaccctgccgctgctgtctgtgcagggCTGGTCCTGGGGAGGGCGGGTGGGCACTGCCTGACCGATGGGTAagtgctggctgctgagggAAGAACACAGGTTTACGGCTGCTTGTGGGAGAGGGAGCATACAGCACCCCTAGAGACAAATCTCTCCTAAGTTCTGCAGTGTGAGAACTGCCCTGGCTGGTGCTAAGCTTGTCTGCACCATTCAAATTACTTCCCTTTCTGCTCATGAGAAGGAGGCAAAGGACTGGGTAATTCTTCCTGTGCAGGTCCTGAGTTAGCCTGAATTTGCTTGGTTTTAAATCACAGTAACTCCACCGTGTGCGGGGAATGCTGGTTGATTCATGCCAACGTCAGCGCAGGTACAGTCACCGCCCCCTGCCACCACTGCTGAGGGTGGGTGTTTTGCTGACTGGCTTAGTATCGTTCATCCCTTCCAGCAAAGGCGAGTTGCTGTAGAGGTTGCGTAAAGCAGAGCTCCCAAATATGTGAAAGCATTCTTGACTCTTTGCCCGGAGCCCACCAGTTCCTTTTGAAGATTAAGATACGAGTGATGAAGGCGATTCACCTCTGAGTGAGCAAAGGTCGTGTGAAAGTATGAACCCACTTGTGTTTTGCAAAGGCCTTACACTGACAAATGAGAGAAGCTTCCTCTGGAGCAGTATCTGCTCTGGACAGTCAGCAGCTGGTTTGTGCTGACTCTTGACTGGCTTGTAAAATGTACCTGGCAGGTGTGCAGCAGAGAGTGTCTGTGCACACGTGCGTGCACACCCACGCTGGGCTCTGCGTTCTGTGCAGGCAGTGTGCTTCAGCTGCACCAAGGCCTGGTGCTGGCAAACCCAAGTGTCCATCCCCTGAGCAAGCACGCAGCAGAGGTGTAGGATTTGCCCACActgcccttttcacatatttcaaCCCTAATAAAAAAGGACTCTCCAGCCAGGGCAATGTCTCCTATGGGCATGGTCAGTTTCCACCACCTATTTTTTGGTTTATCAGATGATAGCACCAAGAGGAGTTTTTCCGCAACTCTCAATAATTGTAGTAATTATTCAACACAAAGAAAATTGGAAGCTTTTATGTCAGCTTTAGCTAATATCTTCCATTATACAGCACCAAGTACCACCAATTAGCTGCTGGACTATCAGCCAGCCAACCACGGCAGGCTGAGGACAGCACTGTGAGTTAGCATGCACTTTGCAGAGTTTGAAAGAAGTCCTGTTCGAGGAGCTTTGCTCTGGTGTCTGGGTTCCGCTGCTCACAGCACTGGGACCCACTTCTGATCATAGTTGTAGATGAAGGAATACTTCCCAAGTGCTCTGGGTGAATAAGCACCTGCAAAGACAGATAtgcattaatgaaaaaaaaaaaaaaaagagagagagagagaaacatagCAGTGTGTGAGCTGAATTTTGCAAGAGCTCTGGTATCCACAGTGCTGGGTGGAGGGCTCTGCTGTTCAGCTGTACAAATAACACCCGGTTTCTATGTCTTTATTCATGCTTATTCATTCCTTGCATCATCAACCAAGCAGCTGAGGATCTTGGTGTGTGGTGTGATTCTCCATTGCTATGAAGGGCAAAACAGCATCCTGTGTTTTGTTAAAACACCCACACATCACGTTTGGAGATTCCCTGGCACCGTGTTGGATATCGGAAAGGATCAAAGACACAGGAAACTGAAACTGTTTCACATCTGTTTCACAATGTGGAAAGCTTTAATGAAGTCACTGAGGGGTCCCCTCCACTCTGCTTTTTCacattcttcctgaaaaattcCTTGGATTTGTATAAAATTTCTGATTTATGAGAAAGGTACTAAAATCCTCAGCCTGTGTGAATGACCTGGTATCTTCTGTAAAGTGTCTCTGGCCATAGAATTTTGTGCTAACATTTGGTGTACTTTGGGGTAGTTTTAGTATGTTGAAGGTTGTCTTGACTGTAAATTTAACTGTGACTCCAATGTAAGGGATTACCCAGATTTCCTGAAACACTGAGCCACTGGCTCCAAAGGAGCCCAGGCATCAACAACCAGTGAATAACCAGCCTTTATTAAAGTTGTTGCTTTTTATCAGCTACCAGCTGATTTAGTTCTGACGTATTTTACACCTTCCTCTAGTTCTATTCCTTGTGGTCTAGTGCTGAATATTtctgtacatgtatttctgtggGAAGGGCTTAAGTCACCTCTAATCTCATGACTTGGAGTTTTGATCCTGTGGAATTTTCTTCCCCACTTTTCAGATTGGGCTAGAAAGAAGATgcgtgtgtgttttgttgttgttcttgtggtgtttgtttgttttttcctaacaaCAAAGAGAAGACCGCATGCATGGTTATGCGATGCTGGTGTATCCTTGTCCTTTTCATGCACTAACATGGTATTGCATAGGTTTCTAATCAATTTGGCATGAAGGACTGATGAAAATGACAGATGGCATTTCTTCACCATCTGCAGAAGGTATCTGTAGTACATTCCCTCCCTCTTTAATTAACTTGGTAACCATCCTCAGTAATTTTGGGCCAGATTTTCAGCGTAAATAAACTGGCCTAGCTCTGTACCTTTAACTGAGACAGACTAATTTACTCTGGCTGGGGATCTTGTCCTAGCTTAGTCAGCAGAACAGCTCTCAGGGAGCTGGCATGTTGACACAGTACCTTGCAAGTCTGGGATATGATCTGGATGGAGCTCCAGTAAAGCCCATTACCCCAGTTTGTGCTGCCTCAAGAGCCCTGGAGAGACTAATGCAACCAGCATGTTCTCTTGCTCTCCGTGGATGGTACAAATTCTGTATCTAGGAACGTTCATATGTTAGTAGTAACAGCAGTATTACTATTGACTGCTTTTCCAGTCCTTTGGTAATCACCTAGAAGAACTTCAGAATCTTAGAAGAAATAAACAGGGCAAGAAGTATGAGtcttaactgaaaaaaaaataatgttattcaTGCCTAGAGACAATCAGCAAACGGGATACATTCCACCAGGGCCGAGCTGAGCTCCACCTCCGCCCCATGACTAGCTCCCTGCCTGTATATGAAAGAACTGCTCTGCACAAGGAGACTGCAGCAGGATTTGTCCCTGTATCTGCCTCCCTTATCAGTGCTAATGGCAGAGGGTCAAAATTCGGGCATGCTTCCTGGTGCAAGCTGTCCCTTTGCCATTGAGGAACAGCTCCCACTGCAAGCACTGCTGGCAGGGTTGAGGCAGGGCCCACCGGTCCTGGCTGGACAGACTGGTGGCAATTGTGCCCATGCATGTTGCTGGATGTCAGCCTGGCGTGTTTAACCCATTCCTCAATGGCGGTGTGTCCCTCCTACCCCTTCACCATATGTTTCCTGATTACAAGCTACTGggcatgtttcttttcttgttttactcAAGTTTAGATCAGGAAAATTCTGGCAAATCCTTCTGAGGACAGAACAGCCGGAGGGTTATAAAACTAAAGACACTGTGCTGAGGTGCTGCGTAACGTTACTCTCTAGCTGGGACATGGAGGCTTTCTCAAGAGGatgttgtttctttcctgttctcctGTTCCAAGTGCTCTTCCCTCCCAATTGAACAGCAAAGTGTTGCAGGTGAAATGTGTGTTGCACCAACAGCCAGAATTATGAGATTATGTGGTAGTTTTATACACACACTGTAAGTCACAGAACCTGTTTGTCAAATACACTGACAGACAGCTGGTGATATTTTAATGGCCTTTACtttgaaaacatgaatttttctatcttgcctttaaaaaataatattgtaaaATATGGAACAGCAAGTTGGTTATAGCGCTGGTAGTCAGGACTCTAGCCCTACTTTGGCCATGTTGCTGTTGTGCAATAGAGATCAATTTAGCCCAGATTTTCAATACTAGACAAGTGAAAGGTAGCAGGGGACACTATGCTCTGATCTAAAAAGGATTTAGCTGCTTGGTGGTCATCATAAACCTACGGTCACAATATCCAAAAGATCCGATGTGACACGTACTACTGAGTAAGGTGCCTTTCAGAAATGGTGTGTGTCTACATGCCTTTGAAGGTGGGCTCTCcaatttctgtgctttgtttccttcctgttGAATGGGCAATAGTGCTGTTTAGTCACATCTGTAGGCCTCACATCTCTAGCAGTGAGAAGTACTTCagaataattcttatttttaccTGGCCCGGGGAACCCTTCCTGTGATCCACCCCCCATCCATCGCTCCGTGTTTGAGacaaacacagcacttgagCAATTCTGCTTTAGAGAGCCTCTGTAATCCACGAGGTTGTACTGCCCAGGTCCAGGAAAAGGTGGATCTTTACAAGGTGGGATTGCTGGAGCACAGAGTGTCAAGCAGAATTTCTGTCTGTCAAGAGAGAAGAGGCTGAAGAAGCTCGTCCCATAGTGGTGGAGTTTtgtcacaaaataaaagctgttgtTTCTGTCAGGTGCCCAGGAGAGGTCAGTGCTTAATCCTCCTAAACCAAAACCTCTGGGGAAAATtatctaggagaaaaaaaaaaaaaaaaaaaaaaaaaaaagtccaatttCAATGCTATAGTCAGCCTGCTTTATTTACTGTGAAATACAAAGACTTGTCACTGGTCCAGCTTCTGCAGAGACCTAGCTGCTCCAGAGTAAGCCAGCACTGAAGGCAAAGCAACAATGCCAAATAACTCCAACTGGGAGTTCCTCCCATTCTCTCCCACTGATTGAAACAGGAGAGGGTGCAGGCTGTAACCCCAGCAGCTGGGTGTGAAGTGTTTTTGTGTCTTCCGATGGTACAGACTGGCAATCTTCTCTCCTCATATTTAATTTGCCCTTCCCTCTAGCCCTCTGTCCTTATCAAATGCCACTTGGCATTGCTTCCCTCTCAGCCTACAGCTTCCCACTCTTTATATAAAACCCCTGCTAAAAGATACAGCTGCTGAGAGATGCAGTAGATACACCTGTTGAGTAAGGAGCGCTGTGGGCCTTCTCATGTTCTCATTCTTTTCCATGGTCAGGAATTTATTGTTGATCTTAATCTTAGGCCAGGCAAAGTCACTGCATGGTGACAATAAATTTACTTGAACAATTTGCTGATAGGCAGATTTATTTGCCTTCTCATAAGGATATGAAGGGGAAGGAGTTTCCTTTCATGCCTTTAATCCCTTTGAAACAAGTGGTAGGATGGGATAGGTGGGAACGGCAGTTCTGGCTTGAAGGAAGTACTTGAGAGTTTTATTAAGCCTCCTTTCAGCTCTACTTCCCACCATAGCAGGGGCTAGCAAAATGCCCACAATTTACCCCGTAGGTTGTCTGAGATGCTGTACTGCTGTGAGCAACCCTCAGTGTTCCTGCTCAGTGGTTCCTGGATTCGACCCTTTATGCCTAGTGTTACTCTGGGGGTGAGTTTAGGCACTGGCAATGCAAAAGAAGCAAAGCCTCGTGCTTAAAATCCCTGTCTGGGCTACAAGAGCTGAAGGAACCTTTTCCAGGCCATGTGTGCTTTGGCTTCTTGCTCTGTAAAATGGGGGTAAGATATTACCCCTACATCATAAGGGTGGTGCAGTATTTAATTACTGTTTGTAAATGTCTGAGAGATCATATGATAAAGGTACCTCTGATACACTGCTCCAGGATGTTATCAGCCCACACTCCCCTTCAAGGCAATGCTCTGTAACACTTCCATCTCTGAGCTAGTTCCTGTAAATCTGTGGCAATAACTGGCCAAATTGGACCGGGTGATATAGTAGGATACTGTGGGATCACTCTGCTGTCTGACCTTGTTTCAGATGTTGCATGGAAGTAGCATGTCTTCCAGAGCTGGACTTACTTGAAAGGAGTTTTCTTTGCCTCCCTGGTGGGTTTATATGACTGATAGATTGTGGGCTCTGCAGTAATTCTCTCTGTCCTTGTCAGGCGGGAGGTCTTTGACTTGAAGCAAGATGTTATACCCTTGGGTGACACCTTGGTGAAGGAATCATTGATGTTGTAGTGAcctacaaaacaaacaggaaagaaatgtaaacacCAAACATGGCTGCAACACTGGTGCTGAGAAATGAGAGTGCAACAGTCAGTGAatgtaacagaaggaaaaagaaccGGTATAACAGGACTGTGTGGGGAAATCAATTCTGGATTTGGGAAGTGCTATCCTGGGCAGAGCTTATTTCGAGGGACACTGATAAGGCAACACCAAACTTTGTCTTGAGCATAGGCACAAATGGAGACATTAGCAATTTTAAAGAATCAAACAGGAGGAGAACTTGCACGTGATATACCTCTGCATGATATGTGCCCTCATGTTCTGGGTCTTAAACCTCAACAGGCTATGGGCCAGGAGTAGGCTTCTTTTGCAGCTAGAGTACCATGGAGCTTGGTACATTATATGCTAACGTGGCTTCTCCAGGAACCTCTGGCATCTACACAAGAGTTGCAGGGTTTTTAGTGATTCCTTAAGGCTACTCAAAACTGTCAGGATGGTTTCTGGAATGTTGTCTCAGCAGAGACTCAATGGGATCAAGCCATAGCACTTGGAAGGGAGGCACACTGGTGTTCTGACA includes:
- the STPG1 gene encoding O(6)-methylguanine-induced apoptosis 2 isoform X2 — its product is MGGRTGGARGFQISSSPYKHHGKVISNSEKKGFNSQSKLFQYNQSENPGPGFYNVTHQSPEINSPSLSKKGTGYFPSLTSTDFCKQSNNVSAHAVFVSRTTRGLNLEKIGKWPSPCHYNINDSFTKVSPKGITSCFKSKTSRLTRTERITAEPTIYQSYKPTREAKKTPFKQKFCLTLCAPAIPPCKDPPFPGPGQYNLVDYRGSLKQNCSSAVFVSNTERWMGGGSQEGFPGPGAYSPRALGKYSFIYNYDQKWVPVL